Part of the Engystomops pustulosus chromosome 4, aEngPut4.maternal, whole genome shotgun sequence genome is shown below.
aattcctttaagacCTACATGGAATAGGTCTTTAATAGGAATATATTGGAATAGCCCTAGATCTAACAAAGGGGTAAAGGGAAACTTTCTCAATCACAATGTAGCGAATAAGCTAATTGCttaattttatgtaattttttgttTTAGTAAGTTATGgttatttttatgctttttaaagaatccccccccccacaagcgGGTGCTATTGATGTAATGTAAGTGAAACCCATGGGTGTTTACAGTACAGTGCGGCCGCCCATATACATTGAGGGGAACTTTTTGAATTGGACTACAACGTCTTTCCTTTGGTTACATGTTGTACATTAAGAGAAGCAAACCTTGTGTTGTGTGAATAGTAAGGATGTGTTTGTgggctttattattatttaattccgTCTATGTATCAGGAGTGTAAGTCCAGCAGCACAAGAACATGGTCAGTCCATGACACTGGCCTGAACCCATTCTTGTGATTGATGGGCTGAGCACAGCGCCGGGTACAGAACTCTGACCAAGGAGTCTCTTCTACCCCATAAAACAGCAGTGGGGACTGGGTAACATATATCAGCATGAAGGCTGGGGTGTTCATGGCTACAGTTTGAGCTGCTGTTCTATGTGGTGGGGGAACAgattccttgtatcatatatcccTATGAGTTTGTTCCTCTGCGCTGTGGTCTGTACCAACCAGGACTGTGAGCTGATGGCCTTATTGTTAAGCCATACTAATAAGTATGGAAGCGGTTCACTACCTGATGGTGCTGTGTTACATTGGGGTAGATCCGCTCTCTGATGTGATGGTGCTGTGTTACATCAATGTGAATGATTACTGTACAATAAAAGCCACAAGCCTCCAGCACATGTACTGTATCCTTATTCATACACAGCTATGAAATGTGAACTATTTAAAATTTCATAATTTCCTATCATCCTGACGATTAGCAGAGGTCTGACCACTGAAACCCTAACGAGAATTAGGGTTTCAATTTCCTTGACCTAAGGCGGTGGCAGTCTGAGCATGCGCTCTATCCTTCATAGCCCACATGTTCTTCAGATGAAGCAAAACATTGGGACCTCTGCCACTCAGCGTCTTGTACCCTATaggtggataacccctttaagggtgcaaCTAAATGGAGCGGCTGGCTGCAGAAATTCATTGTTACAAACTAAGTTTCATGTGCTATTAGCACAAAACTGTTCCTAAATAATTGTGGTCATAATTCATAAAATTAATTGATACGGCTCGGTCTATTCACAGATTTACTGGGTAGGTACCTGTAGGTGACCTCTAGAGACCTCTTTCCTTTTGGAGAGTTAAGTTGCATATATTTTTCCCAAAGAGCATTTGGAAaccgctatatacacacactgtttCTCTATAAGAGCCAATagtccttaaagggcatctaccaccaggataagacTGCAggcaaatgagtctgagaggcTCCATAATTgttactggagcccctcaggctcatctgcatacagtctttcatgctgatggtagatgccctttaaacaatTAACTATTCTCCATTCTAAACAAAATAACCCAAAATGTTGCTACTATTTCCATTTCGTTACTGATGCCACAATAACCTTGGGTGACTGCACCAGTCATAGAGCCAGGATCTGGTAATAAGACACACACTACTCTGTCCAATGTGCAGACGGCCATCTTTATTACAACATTTCATGAGAAAACTCTGGACAATGGGGCGTGCGCTGTGGCTTTGGACCGTAGTATATGAGACCTCCCCCCCGACTGGAGTGTTAGTGTAATAGACCTAAATAACCTCTCTGATACATTGAGCTACAGGGGGCCAGGCTCTCTACACCTAGACCAAGTAGTGTATAAGGGAATGACCTAATGCTGCTGGGACAGAGAATAGTCTCATGGGGGAACAGAAACAGAAGTTTTCCAACGGGAAGATTTGGGCATTTCAAACACCTTATGAAGTGGTGGCCACCAGGGGGCAACGTTGTCCACTCCTGCAGCCGGCCGCTGCTCTGGACACATCTGCGCTGCTCCTACGTCTCATGCTCTGCGTACACATCACTTCTGTTTCATGGGAGTCTCTGAAGGGGAGAGGGGTCGGGGCTGGTGGATCTTCATAAAACAACCTGCTACCGCGTTATGCTTCCAGCTCAAAGCCCAGCCCCACCTTGTGGCCTCCGGCGCTGAAGTTCTTTGCGTTGATCAGAGCAGATAGGGTCAGCTTCACCCCTGGGGGGAGCATACAGATGGGAACAGATGAACAATAGTGATAGGATCAAAGTTGTAAACTGTAGTAGACAGGATAAGGGGGCAATATTCTGACTTCAGATTCCAGTGGTCACATGACCCGCAGCGTGTACAGACAGAAAACTTTTACGAAAGTGAGTACAATATTGGTGACCCTAATCGgggattgtacttaccctggtaaaattTCCTATTTTATAGCCAGGCTTAAAGAGTGTAGCCCAAATTTTCctattagtggccaacccctttaagacttgcaataaaatagtaaattttaccagggtaagtacaatcccCCAGTAGGGTAACCAATATTGTACTCACTGTAGTAAATGCTTTCTTCTGGCTGTAGCCCCAGATCCTGCGCACCTCTGGCAGATCAGGAGGCCACACGATTACTGTACACATGCCTCCTCCCATATCGGAGGTAGTACGGGCAGTGCCATGGGAGTGGGGTATTCAGTGCATACATGGTCCACATGGCCGTTCTCTTAGGCTACAACACACAGGGCAGGGGACAGGAGACACGTACCAGGCCGCAGGCTCTGCGTGTAGCCCACTCCGATCAGGCTGGCATTGTTTACTTTGGCCTATGAGGAAGAAAAGCAAAGTCAGCagaaaatctaccactaaagCGAATCAAACGTCACACAAACGCTGATACATTTGGGGCATCTTTTAGATATTAAAAGGTAAAACACTATAATAGAAGATGGATCCATCACTACTTACAGAGAGTGTGGTGTTAGAGTCCAGCTGGTACTTGGCTCCGATGCCAAAACGAGTGTTGTTGCTGCCCGCGCTCCATGCCAGGGTGACCGAGGTCTCCACATCCTTATTGACCTTCTGGTAGATGGACCCTCCGAACTCTGTGCCATCATTTCTGAGCAGAGAAGCCAGAGGTCAGAATCCTGGGAGAGTGGCCACAGCCCGGTCATTATACGGATATTACACTTCTATTCCCGCTACTTACACGTTTGTGTGCAGCTGGAAGTCTCCCGCCGTGTAGCCCAGGGCAAAGTTGTTCTGTGCCAGTCTGGACTTTGCGGTGTCGAAGGCCATCTGGtacccagccagccagccctggtAGCCCAAGACAGCCCAGCCATATACAGTGGGTCCAGCCAAGTCCAGGTCGACGTCCACTCCGAGGTTGGCGTACTCTCTCTTGTAGGAGGTCTTCAGCTTGGCGCTCTTCTTACTGTCAGACACACAGGGAAAACATAAGGCAGATCCCAAACTGGGGTCCATACCAGGGACTAGAGGATTGTGTGAAGCTTTGGCATCTGATAAAGAGGTCATGTGCCCAATTAAAAGAGGATGAAATCTccccaaagtcagacaaatatgactcttctcatcccatttttacacgagatgagtcaagtttagtggttgcaggaggaGAGTCACCTCAGAAGCTCCTGTATTTTGGTTGTACAATTACCTTAAACATggttgtatcatattaaagataagaatctcatattttaGATTCTTATGACGTTGTGAACTACAGAAAGTGATACCGGCAGCTGAAAACATAGTTGAAAACGCAAACTCCAGATAAAGATAAACCACAAGCCTGgtgtgatctaaaagatgagattcttatgtttaatatgacaccaaatcaTGTTCCTAGGTACTATAGAAACAAAGATAAAGGCTTCTACAGCCTCTAAACTTAACTCATCTTGTGAAAATGaggggagaagagtcatatttcatATGTAGTCAGATTTTATAGCTAAACAGATAAGATTTCATGTAAGAAATTCGGGAAAAGGCATTACAAACCCTACCTGAGGGAGCTgctagtttagtggtgtaaaatctggtgacaggttctcttaaagaGTCATCTGGGGGCTCGTGACCTAGAGAGAGGGGCTGTCCCTGAGTTATGACACCTTACCCACTTGGTTATCCTGGATGTAGAAGGGGCTGGGGTCATGCTGTGGAGATCTGAAGATTAGGAGCTATTCCTCCTGACTCCTCTCTGCACATGCATGCTCGGCTAGCCATGTGACTCCTCCTACTATCCCCATTCTCCTATATACCAGACAGTAGCCTCAGATGTGAGGATACAGAGGCCGCGCCACTCACCCAGTATTGGGTACAAACGTGGTATCCAGTGCCAGCTTCAAGCCCTTCGCCAACTGCATAAACACAGAGAAGATTGTATTAACCATCATCTCCAACCCTCATGATTTAGGCAACACGTCCCCATCCGAACCGTATCTGACCTTGTCTTCTAAGGCGACCTCTGTCCCCAGGGTGTTGTCCGTGTTCCACTTCTGGGTGAAGGTGATCCCGGCCTCCTGCATCTTGTACTTGGTCTCCAGGTTTCCGGAGGCTCTGCCCGTATCCGTGTTGGAGGATCCGCTGCTTGTGAACTCCTGCAAATCATAAGGAGAGGACCCCGGCATTACTAGTGCGGAGGGGGGGACACCGCTATggcagggggtgcaggtcctaCCTATAGGAGGACAGTCTTACCATCTACAGGAATCCAAGCAGCGTGGAGGAAAGGAGAGAGCGTCAGTATTATACAGCGCTACAGACTGACACAGCAGGGCTGGGAGCCGCACAGATATAGCAGAGCCGAGCTCGTCATCAGCACTACTCACCACTCCGCTGGACGACTTGGTTTTGAGATCCAACTTCACGAGGCCGAACCCTATATcaaagagacagacagtcacaatGGGCTCACATTTCAatgaccactagagggagccgaaGAACATGGAGAACACTTGGGGATGTAAGTCGcgatgcagtgagctccccctagtggcagcagTTCACATAAGAATTTTTGGTTAGTGTAAGTGATGACTATCCAGGTCGGGGAATGCAGCATCCGGCACATCAACCACTCAGCAGAGACCGATTCACAGCTACAATCTCTTGTGTTGCGATTACTGCAGCTCCCCCTCCCACCAGACTACGACACAGGCAGGTGAGGCACTATGTCACACACCATCTATTCTCCACTTACCATATCCTTTGTTGAAAACGTCACGGGCGGATTTGCCCAGGTCTGCGTAGTTTGGTGGTACGGCCATGGCTCTAGAGATGAAGAACACAGGTTATTATTGTCAGCCGATGCACGGATTATCCCTCGGGACAATATGACTGTCACACTGGTTATGGAGGGTCACTAAGGGGTTCCCCTACTCAGTCCTATGACGTACAGCTCGGTGCCCCTCACTGGTATCATCAGTGTCAGCAACCTAATATGGGGGCTCCCAATATGCTTTCTatccaaaacagcgccacccctgtcctgaggctgtgcctggtattgcatccttatttatttatagatttgTAATACCCGATGCAAACAGAGCCTACATTTTTTTCCTAGTAGCAGACACAACCCCTTTACAACTCATGTCTGCTGGTGAACGGTGGCGATACACAGCACCAACACTTCTGCACAATGACAGTCACATACAGTGCTGCACTGTGAGTCCAGGGAGACATGGTTTGTCAGGGTAGCGCCCCCGTGTGGCAGGTGTACACACACGACCCAGCGAAGCGACATGGCTGCTCTATACAGGCTCATCCCCTCCTCGCTCTGAGCCTCTTATCTGTTCATGATCTAATCCCTTTAAAAGATCAGGAGGCTGCGGAGCAAGGGCTGGGAGAGGTGCAGAGCGGCAGGGGTTAATACCGCACGTGCTACAGAGGGGATCTTATAGGGGGGCTCCAGTTTTAATAAACTACACGTCGATTCAGTAAACTCATGCAATATTTTCctgcatctctgcttgctgtcagtgaatgtgaACAATCCAGTCTACAAAAATCTCAGTCTTGTCTcaaagctgagggtttgttacagtagcATCAAGGCCACATTACCCTTCTCCTAAAATCAGACTGGACACTAATGACCCCTAAACACACATCATTAGTCAGATGCGCTCAATACGAAGCGGCTGATAAAGCAGAGCCGAGCGCTGCCCCCTGCCCGGACCCCGGCGCGTTATCTGCCATTACTGGCGTCATATCTAGGGAAAACCAGGAGAGATCATAACAGGATGAACAGCAGTGATACTCAGGCCTAATCCCTGTACCATGTGatccctacacccccccccccgctatacacagccccttatccctgtactatgtgaTCCCTacaccccccactatacacatccccttatccctgtactatgtgaTCCCTACACCCCCCCGCTATACACAGCcccttatccctgtactatgtgaTCCCTACACCCCCCGCTATACACAGCcccttatccctgtactatgtgaTCCCTACACCCCCCGCTATACACAGCcccttatccctgtactatgtgaTCCCTACACCCCCCCGCTATACACAGTcccttatccctgtactatgtgaTCCCTACACCCCCCCGCTATACACAGTcccttatccctgtactatgtgatccctacaccccccccccactatacacagccccttatccctgtactatgtgaTCCCTACACCCCCCCGCTATACACAGTcccttatccctgtactatgtgaTCCCTACACCCCCCCGCTATACACAGTcccttatccctgtactatgtgaTCCCTAC
Proteins encoded:
- the VDAC3 gene encoding non-selective voltage-gated ion channel VDAC3; translation: MAVPPNYADLGKSARDVFNKGYGFGLVKLDLKTKSSSGVEFTSSGSSNTDTGRASGNLETKYKMQEAGITFTQKWNTDNTLGTEVALEDKLAKGLKLALDTTFVPNTGKKSAKLKTSYKREYANLGVDVDLDLAGPTVYGWAVLGYQGWLAGYQMAFDTAKSRLAQNNFALGYTAGDFQLHTNVNDGTEFGGSIYQKVNKDVETSVTLAWSAGSNNTRFGIGAKYQLDSNTTLSAKVNNASLIGVGYTQSLRPGVKLTLSALINAKNFSAGGHKVGLGFELEA